The Heterodontus francisci isolate sHetFra1 unplaced genomic scaffold, sHetFra1.hap1 HAP1_SCAFFOLD_1473, whole genome shotgun sequence genome window below encodes:
- the cldn12 gene encoding claudin-12 — protein sequence MACHDLHAATVLALLCGLASVGGLFGATLLPQWRLQRLYSTNKNDRNVSVSDGLWTRCVRFEGRRDCAFTDAGWYKTLDQLDLRVLQFALPFAMVVACLATLLCSMGMCNTACSSKIPNVNLVKCLVNSAGCHLVSGTLYLLSAALTFTPSLWVIFHTAQLNRQYGAAWSVGTAAYLALGSAAGLLLTAVLLFLWYCACKALPSPFWQPLSSYPDSVQTYASGPYSRRSRLSTLEIDIPVVAHQGR from the coding sequence ATGGCCTGCCACGACCTGCACGCAGCCACGGTCCTGGCGCTGCTGTGCGGGCTGGCATCCGTCGGGGGACTGTTCGGCGCCACGCTGCTGCCGCAGTGGCGTCTCCAGCGGCTGTACTCCACCAACAAGAACGACAGGAACGTCAGCGTGTCGGACGGGCTGTGGACGCGGTGCGTGCGCTTCGAGGGCAGGCGCGACTGTGCTTTCACCGACGCCGGATGGTATAAGACCCTGGACCAGCTGGACCTGCGGGTGCTGCAGTTTGCCCTGCCTTTCGCCATGGTGGTAGCCTGCTTGGCCACACTGCTCTGCTCGATGGGCATGTGCAACACAGCCTGCAGCTCCAAGATCCCCAACGTCAATCTGGTGAAGTGCCTGGTCAACAGCGCCGGCTGCCACCTGGTGTCTGGCACTCTGTACCTCCTGTCGGCGGCCCTGACCTTCACCCCTTCTCTCTGGGTCATCTTCCACACGGCCCAGCTCAACCGGCAGTACGGGGCAGCCTGGAGTGTGGGCACCGCCGCCTACCTGGCCCTGGGCAGCGCCGCCGGCCTCCTGCTCACCGCCGTCCTCCTCTTCCTGTGGTATTGCGCCTGCAAGGCTCTGCCCTCACCGTTCTGGCAGCCACTCAGCTCTTACCCGGATAGCGTCCAGACCTACGCTTCAGGCCCGTACTCCCGGCGCTCCAGGCTGTCCACGCTGGAAATCGATATTCCCGTCGTCGCACATCAAGGTCGCTGA